A genomic region of Planktothrix serta PCC 8927 contains the following coding sequences:
- a CDS encoding PAS domain S-box protein gives MVIAQLNPIKILSQTPWKRLLPLLLGVVASIAVFFLWQQLTLNEQLYIEQLIQQEAQGIELQLNKELSSRILTLQQMADRWQVSGGKTKNLWEADAKTYIDNFVGYQAIEWVDPAFVVRWIIPQIGTKAEKNIYFNQEPRRQITLKVARDLNQVIITRRIPLPKGGQGFVATVPIFVGDRFDGFIIGVFQFQTLFDSILKVPPGYKVAIYDGKELIYRQPELPSDPTLQKTVIIKAYGADWRVVVFATPELITKAKTPLPLVVLIGGLILVWLFVLVINLIQISQDQIHQLKIGNRQLQWEIQQRQQAEIHLTQLANIVESSEDAIISKDLQGVITSWNHGAEKVFGYTALEIVGKSITTLIPPEYHDEEQKIFQRILQGKSIEHYDTKRLRKDGIKIDVSVSISPVKDQAGNVIGASKIARNITESKQAEESLHHSESRYRQLINNLSVGFVIHGTDTRILLCNSMACELLGLSMDQMMGKTAIDPAWHFVQEDGTIMPIEDYPVNRVLSTQIPLKNYVLGINKLTPPVAWVLVNAFPEFDPHHQLQQVVITFIDITQLKQAEAEIQQTRNFLQALLDHLPVAVFVKDINPEQFGVFQFWNKTSERFFGISAEEAIGKTSYDFFPLEQAQFFEQKDRDTLKKGNLEDIPEEPINSLSLGKRWLHTMKIPVYNQQHQPQYLLCFSEDITERKQVETERKELIEVMENAVSGISKLDVEGRYLYVNKTYAQFAGYQPEEMIGMLWEKTVHPDELEKLIAAYWQMVKEGRVEVETIGVRKDGSIFYKQLVMIATYDEQQQLLGHYCFMKDISERAQLEAERKQAEINLERELLRTKALFNTSLDGIVVMNYQGDVVQASPSFAQMLGYTVEETLGLNVADWDAQWTPEDLEAILKSDEIVPLFETRHRRKDGSEYDVEISYSRVVLEGEIMHFSICRDISKRKQAAIDLQISQARFAGILEIASDAIISINIDQQITLFNKGAEQIFGYQAEEVLGQPLTLLMPNRFTDVHRQHIGDYAQTGGYARPMARGGIFGRRKDGSVFPAEASISKLNLNGEIIFTAFLRDITARHQAEAALHLSEERLQLALEASGDGLWDWSIETGEIYLSSRYQEMLGYKPGELVLDLNIWTQMIHPDDQSQTWECLNTHLKNSSCPYTFDYRLRCKSGEWKWIADYGKIVAYNSQGQPVRMIGTHKDISDRKQKEIALREAMEAAEQANLAKSIFLANMSHELRTPLNVILGFTQVMGHDLSLTPSQQEDLQTIWRSGDHLLNLINDVLDLSKIESGHCTLEESNFDLIGLLHSLRNMLAERASSKGLDLNFDIAPDVPQFINTDAQKLRQVLLNLLGNAIKFTHQGSITLQVRNSVSTLEVGTTTRYILQFAVIDTGVGIAPEEIDTIFDAFVQAQAGKHSVSGTGLGLTISRKLLEIMGGEISVRSTIDQGSIFSFSLPVSSSDIVEVTPEQSDRLIIGLAPGQSHHRILVVDDRIENRLLIVRLLTQLGFEVREASNGQEAVQLWQEWQPDLTWMDIRMPVLDGYEATKQIRAMESGQNSIIIALTAQASQSDRTLALAAGCNDYMSKPFREQTLFQKMAEYLGLEYCYAESIPSEPSPSLSKTLTSEDLQIMPLEWITQVHEAALDLNDYQILQLIGQIPPENQLLIEAMTSLVDNFQLEAIAIMTQI, from the coding sequence ATGGTGATAGCCCAGCTTAACCCGATTAAAATCCTTAGCCAAACACCTTGGAAAAGACTGTTACCGTTGTTATTGGGTGTGGTAGCTTCTATTGCGGTTTTTTTTCTGTGGCAACAACTAACCTTAAATGAACAACTCTATATTGAGCAGTTAATTCAGCAGGAAGCCCAGGGGATTGAGTTACAACTGAATAAAGAATTATCAAGCCGAATATTAACTCTCCAGCAAATGGCTGATCGTTGGCAAGTGAGTGGAGGTAAAACAAAGAACCTTTGGGAAGCGGATGCTAAGACTTATATCGACAATTTTGTCGGTTATCAAGCGATTGAATGGGTTGATCCGGCTTTTGTCGTGCGTTGGATTATACCACAAATTGGAACTAAAGCCGAGAAAAATATCTATTTCAATCAAGAACCCCGTCGTCAGATTACATTAAAAGTCGCACGGGATCTAAATCAAGTGATTATAACGCGGCGTATTCCTCTCCCGAAAGGAGGTCAAGGTTTTGTAGCCACTGTACCTATATTTGTAGGCGATCGCTTTGATGGGTTTATTATCGGAGTTTTTCAATTTCAAACCCTATTTGATAGCATTTTAAAAGTGCCTCCGGGTTACAAAGTCGCAATTTATGATGGCAAAGAATTAATTTATCGTCAACCCGAACTTCCTTCTGATCCCACACTGCAAAAAACAGTGATCATTAAAGCTTATGGTGCAGACTGGCGGGTTGTTGTTTTCGCCACTCCAGAATTGATCACAAAAGCCAAAACGCCTTTACCCCTAGTTGTCTTGATCGGAGGCTTAATTTTAGTTTGGTTATTTGTCTTGGTAATAAATCTTATACAAATCAGTCAAGATCAAATCCATCAATTGAAAATCGGAAATCGTCAATTGCAATGGGAAATCCAGCAACGACAACAAGCAGAAATTCATTTAACTCAACTTGCTAACATTGTTGAATCCTCAGAAGATGCGATTATTAGTAAAGATTTACAAGGTGTAATTACAAGTTGGAATCACGGAGCCGAGAAAGTTTTTGGTTATACAGCCCTGGAAATAGTCGGTAAATCGATCACAACACTGATTCCCCCAGAATATCACGATGAGGAACAGAAAATTTTCCAAAGAATCCTCCAAGGAAAAAGCATCGAACACTATGATACAAAGCGACTGAGAAAAGATGGAATCAAGATCGATGTTTCTGTTAGTATTTCCCCGGTTAAAGATCAGGCAGGAAATGTTATTGGGGCTTCAAAGATTGCGCGAAATATTACTGAAAGTAAACAGGCCGAAGAATCACTCCATCACAGCGAAAGCCGATATCGCCAACTGATCAATAACTTAAGTGTGGGGTTTGTAATTCATGGGACTGATACCCGAATTCTACTCTGCAATTCAATGGCTTGTGAGTTATTAGGACTATCGATGGATCAAATGATGGGAAAAACAGCAATTGATCCAGCATGGCATTTTGTCCAGGAAGATGGCACTATTATGCCCATTGAGGACTATCCGGTAAATCGAGTTTTATCGACCCAAATTCCCCTCAAAAATTATGTTTTAGGAATCAATAAATTGACTCCTCCTGTGGCTTGGGTTTTAGTCAATGCCTTTCCAGAATTTGATCCCCATCATCAACTCCAACAAGTCGTAATTACGTTTATTGATATCACTCAATTGAAGCAAGCCGAGGCGGAAATTCAACAAACTCGTAATTTTTTACAGGCTTTATTAGATCATTTACCCGTTGCTGTATTTGTTAAAGATATTAATCCTGAACAATTTGGGGTCTTTCAGTTTTGGAATAAAACCAGTGAACGATTTTTTGGGATCTCCGCCGAAGAAGCGATTGGTAAAACCAGCTATGACTTTTTCCCCCTTGAGCAAGCCCAGTTTTTTGAACAAAAGGATAGAGATACCCTGAAAAAAGGGAATCTAGAAGATATTCCAGAAGAACCCATTAACAGTTTAAGTTTGGGCAAACGTTGGCTGCATACGATGAAAATTCCTGTTTACAATCAGCAGCATCAGCCCCAATATTTACTCTGTTTTTCAGAAGATATTACGGAGCGCAAACAAGTTGAGACTGAACGCAAAGAACTGATTGAGGTGATGGAAAATGCCGTATCAGGAATTTCCAAACTTGATGTCGAAGGTCGTTATCTTTATGTCAATAAAACCTATGCTCAGTTCGCCGGATATCAACCCGAAGAAATGATCGGGATGCTGTGGGAAAAGACTGTCCATCCTGATGAGTTAGAAAAACTGATTGCCGCTTATTGGCAGATGGTAAAAGAGGGTAGAGTCGAAGTAGAAACGATAGGAGTTCGCAAAGACGGTTCAATTTTTTATAAACAATTAGTCATGATTGCTACCTACGATGAACAGCAGCAACTGTTGGGACATTATTGCTTCATGAAGGATATTAGTGAAAGAGCACAACTCGAAGCCGAACGCAAACAAGCGGAAATTAATTTAGAAAGAGAACTTCTGCGAACAAAAGCCCTGTTTAATACTTCACTTGATGGCATTGTTGTGATGAATTATCAAGGGGATGTGGTACAAGCCAGCCCTAGTTTTGCTCAGATGTTGGGTTATACTGTGGAAGAAACCCTAGGATTAAATGTTGCGGATTGGGATGCTCAATGGACACCTGAAGACCTAGAAGCGATTCTCAAAAGTGATGAAATTGTGCCTCTATTTGAAACTCGACATCGCCGCAAAGATGGTTCGGAATATGATGTCGAAATTAGCTACAGTCGCGTGGTACTAGAAGGCGAGATCATGCACTTCTCTATTTGCCGAGATATTAGCAAACGTAAACAAGCCGCCATTGACCTCCAAATCTCTCAAGCTCGGTTTGCCGGAATTTTAGAAATTGCCAGCGATGCGATTATTTCTATTAATATTGATCAGCAAATTACTCTATTTAATAAAGGTGCCGAACAAATTTTTGGTTATCAGGCGGAGGAAGTTTTAGGACAACCCCTGACGCTGTTGATGCCCAATCGGTTTACAGACGTTCATCGTCAGCATATTGGTGACTATGCCCAAACGGGAGGCTATGCGCGACCGATGGCGCGAGGTGGGATTTTTGGGCGTCGCAAAGATGGGTCAGTGTTTCCGGCTGAGGCGTCTATTTCCAAGCTGAATCTCAATGGTGAGATTATCTTTACGGCTTTTTTGCGAGATATCACGGCTCGACACCAAGCTGAAGCCGCCTTGCATCTGAGCGAGGAACGCTTGCAACTGGCCCTAGAAGCCTCTGGAGATGGACTCTGGGATTGGTCTATTGAAACCGGAGAAATTTACTTAAGTTCTCGCTATCAGGAGATGCTGGGCTACAAACCGGGTGAGTTGGTGCTGGATTTGAACATCTGGACTCAGATGATTCATCCCGATGATCAATCTCAGACATGGGAGTGTTTGAATACTCATTTAAAAAATAGTTCTTGTCCTTATACTTTTGATTATCGCCTGCGTTGTAAGTCAGGGGAATGGAAATGGATTGCTGACTATGGAAAAATAGTGGCTTATAATTCCCAGGGTCAGCCTGTACGGATGATTGGAACCCATAAAGATATTAGCGATCGCAAACAAAAAGAAATAGCACTCCGAGAGGCAATGGAAGCCGCAGAACAAGCTAATTTAGCCAAAAGTATCTTTTTAGCCAATATGAGTCACGAACTCCGCACTCCCCTGAATGTGATTTTGGGATTTACTCAGGTTATGGGTCATGACCTATCTTTAACCCCTAGCCAGCAAGAAGATCTACAAACGATTTGGCGGAGTGGTGATCATCTTCTGAATTTGATTAATGATGTTTTAGATCTCTCCAAAATTGAATCGGGACACTGTACCCTAGAAGAAAGTAACTTTGACCTGATTGGGTTGCTGCATTCTCTCCGCAATATGTTAGCAGAACGGGCGAGTTCTAAAGGACTTGACCTCAATTTTGATATTGCTCCCGACGTTCCCCAATTTATTAATACTGATGCTCAAAAACTACGTCAAGTTTTGCTCAATCTTTTGGGTAATGCGATTAAATTTACCCATCAGGGAAGCATTACTTTACAGGTCAGGAATTCAGTTTCCACTCTTGAAGTTGGGACTACAACTCGATATATTCTCCAATTTGCAGTTATCGACACAGGTGTAGGGATTGCACCGGAAGAAATAGATACCATCTTTGATGCGTTTGTGCAAGCCCAAGCTGGGAAACACTCGGTCAGTGGTACGGGGTTGGGATTAACTATTAGCCGGAAACTCCTGGAAATCATGGGTGGAGAGATTTCAGTTCGGAGTACAATAGATCAGGGAAGTATATTTAGCTTTTCTCTTCCGGTGAGTTCTAGCGATATCGTTGAGGTGACACCAGAACAAAGCGATCGCTTGATCATCGGGTTAGCTCCCGGCCAAAGCCATCATCGAATTCTCGTTGTTGATGATCGGATTGAAAACCGTCTATTGATCGTGAGATTATTAACTCAGTTAGGATTTGAAGTCCGGGAAGCCAGTAACGGCCAAGAAGCGGTACAGCTATGGCAGGAATGGCAACCTGACCTGACTTGGATGGACATTCGGATGCCTGTCCTCGACGGATACGAAGCTACTAAACAAATTCGCGCTATGGAATCTGGGCAGAATAGTATTATTATCGCACTGACAGCACAAGCTTCCCAGAGCGATCGGACTCTCGCCCTCGCTGCGGGTTGCAACGATTATATGAGCAAGCCTTTCCGTGAACAAACTTTGTTTCAGAAGATGGCTGAATATTTGGGTTTAGAGTATTGCTATGCTGAATCTATCCCATCAGAACCCTCCCCTTCACTATCTAAGACTCTGACTTCAGAAGATTTGCAAATTATGCCTCTAGAATGGATTACTCAAGTCCATGAAGCAGCGCTTGATCTCAATGATTATCAGATCCTTCAACTCATCGGTCAAATTCCACCGGAGAACCAACTTCTAATTGAGGCGATGACCTCCCTCGTGGATAACTTTCAGCTTGAAGCGATCGCCATTATGACTCAGATTTAG
- a CDS encoding protein-glutamate methylesterase/protein-glutamine glutaminase: MSNIIRVLIVDDSAYVRKVIKQMLARSPFIEVVGTAHDGEEALEMLERMKDEVDVITLDLLMPKIDGVEFLRQQMERRPIPVIIVSIANEGGEMVLAALNAGAVDFIQKPTALATEKMYELAEELIDKVKAAAKVPLNRLPVPALLKSTPAVLPVQPALHPGVIDLITIGISTGGPQALAFLIPQLPSNLSVPIAIVLHMPIGYTKMYAERLDQLSALKVVEAMDGDLICPGVVFIAPAGRHLTFKRQGDNVVAALAAQPFDMPHRPSVDVMFQSAAEVYGNRVLGIVMTGMGADGKQGSAWIKSHGGSIFTEAEETCIVYGMPRSVVESGLSDRSYPLNSMAQAILDVL, translated from the coding sequence ATGAGTAATATTATTCGGGTTTTAATCGTTGACGATTCTGCTTATGTTCGCAAAGTGATTAAACAAATGTTAGCTCGTAGTCCCTTTATTGAAGTGGTGGGAACAGCCCATGATGGCGAAGAAGCATTAGAAATGCTAGAACGGATGAAAGATGAAGTCGATGTAATTACCTTAGATTTATTAATGCCCAAAATCGATGGAGTAGAGTTTTTACGGCAACAAATGGAACGCCGCCCGATTCCTGTGATTATTGTTAGTATTGCCAATGAAGGAGGAGAAATGGTATTAGCGGCTTTAAATGCGGGGGCTGTTGATTTTATTCAGAAACCCACCGCTTTAGCCACTGAAAAAATGTATGAATTAGCTGAAGAATTAATTGATAAGGTCAAAGCCGCTGCTAAAGTTCCCCTAAATCGTCTTCCTGTTCCGGCTTTATTGAAGTCAACCCCGGCGGTTCTTCCGGTTCAACCTGCCCTTCATCCCGGTGTTATTGATTTAATTACGATTGGAATTTCAACGGGGGGCCCCCAAGCTTTAGCATTTTTAATTCCGCAATTACCGAGTAATCTTTCCGTACCGATTGCAATTGTTTTGCATATGCCGATTGGCTATACAAAAATGTATGCGGAACGATTAGATCAATTATCGGCTTTGAAAGTTGTAGAAGCAATGGATGGAGATCTAATTTGTCCGGGTGTGGTATTTATTGCCCCTGCTGGGCGTCATTTAACCTTTAAACGTCAAGGGGATAATGTGGTAGCTGCTTTAGCTGCCCAACCGTTTGATATGCCTCATCGTCCCTCTGTAGATGTGATGTTTCAATCCGCCGCAGAAGTTTATGGAAATCGGGTTTTAGGAATTGTGATGACGGGAATGGGTGCTGATGGAAAACAGGGTTCAGCTTGGATTAAATCTCATGGCGGTTCGATATTTACAGAAGCAGAAGAAACTTGCATTGTCTATGGAATGCCTCGCTCTGTTGTGGAATCGGGATTGAGCGATCGCTCCTATCCTCTTAATAGTATGGCACAAGCAATTTTAGATGTTTTATAA
- a CDS encoding HEAT repeat domain-containing protein, with translation MSIGIFTTDINLIIRSWDSRLLELTGISADMSSGQRITDLIPDLEQRGLLQRFQRVITEGVIETLAPAFHQYLIPCPPLISSKYFQYMQQRVTITPLRDKNRIVGSIVTLEDVTVRREREIDIEQHYRRDVMPSETGSSPTLNNEQYQNLLFSLSDDLGKGISSNTTDFMNALQESSWQVRREVVERLTASYNPEITTELLQLLRQEHRNATIVNSVIQVLALSRVDLIPALIECLHDSDPELRIYAAQTLGQREDLRAVPALVLALADPDQNVRYHAIEALGRLKARDAIDPLLEIAQSQDFFLAFPALDALMQIGDLTVAGRLMPLIQKTLNWRVRREAVDSLAMQDDPSLTQDLLRLLREQHRNPDILNSVLQVLVLSHIDPIPSLVGCLSDPDPELRIYTALALGERHDPRAIPALIPLLDDPDINVRYHTIESLGHLRATEAVDKLVEIAQSGDFFLAFPALEALMKIGDATISSQIVYLLKNELLGDKVAEVLGELGDADVVTAIASCLNQPDTSLFPCPVSSLAIALAKIYHRYHQEFGEGEFVADLTRRAVTDAGIQNLLNTIKTANPEELGAIVLILGWLEGESVAAALTELLSNPQLRETIIEALVRFGSSIAPLLIAQLDAPDLDTRKATITALGRIGSNQAVPALTDLLSADAELVMVTTAALAQIGDQRAFEALLELLGHPDSAVRLGAIAALNSLGHPNLPERILHLLTAPNPVIRESAVKIAGYFAFAECIEALFNCTHDPEEKVRRAAIEHLPYLEDQRVVPRLVQALREEVPPVRAAVAHALGDLEAGVALPHLLTALQDNDSWVRYQAARSIGRLDLPALLMSEGKILLQVFEVLENLVAQDVAYPVRAAATSALGHIGGDQAIPLLTSLVGLDIGDGDIARAAVMALGRIESTEAVAPLLIALNSTNPERRLDALHAFRERGGEEAGVALQWMAAADPEEKVVHAAIESLSRMGTPEAIAALLELSVDSTTREACIVALASRTFDHSTLKENYIEGISQGLNHLHPAVRCAVVEVLKRLKHPFASEILISALNDQDQNVRLSAVNALVYLGNRGCTEKLGILARNDPSAAVRRAAQKGLHQ, from the coding sequence ATGAGTATTGGTATTTTTACGACGGATATAAATTTAATCATCCGTTCCTGGGATTCTCGATTATTGGAACTAACGGGAATTAGTGCGGACATGAGTAGTGGACAACGAATTACCGATCTAATTCCTGATTTAGAACAACGGGGTTTATTGCAACGATTTCAACGGGTGATCACCGAAGGGGTGATTGAAACCCTCGCGCCTGCTTTTCATCAATACTTAATTCCTTGTCCACCGTTAATCTCGTCTAAGTATTTTCAATATATGCAGCAGCGCGTCACAATTACCCCCTTACGAGACAAAAACCGGATTGTAGGAAGCATTGTTACCCTTGAGGATGTAACCGTTCGACGAGAACGAGAGATTGATATCGAGCAGCATTACCGCAGGGATGTGATGCCATCAGAAACGGGTTCTTCTCCCACCCTCAACAACGAACAATATCAGAATTTATTATTTTCTCTCTCTGATGATCTGGGTAAAGGAATCTCTTCCAATACGACTGACTTTATGAATGCTTTGCAAGAAAGTAGTTGGCAAGTTCGGAGGGAAGTAGTGGAACGCTTAACCGCCAGCTACAACCCAGAAATTACCACAGAATTGTTACAGCTTTTACGTCAAGAACATCGCAATGCCACGATTGTTAATAGTGTGATTCAAGTATTAGCACTGAGTCGGGTTGATTTAATTCCGGCTTTAATTGAATGTTTGCATGACTCCGATCCTGAACTGCGGATTTATGCAGCCCAAACCCTGGGACAACGGGAGGATCTGCGGGCTGTTCCGGCTTTAGTGTTAGCTTTAGCTGATCCCGATCAAAATGTTCGTTATCATGCGATTGAAGCGTTAGGACGTTTAAAAGCCAGAGACGCGATTGATCCCTTACTGGAAATTGCTCAATCCCAAGACTTTTTCTTAGCGTTTCCGGCTTTAGATGCCTTGATGCAAATTGGAGATCTTACTGTTGCTGGACGTTTAATGCCCTTAATTCAAAAAACTCTTAATTGGCGGGTACGTCGGGAAGCGGTGGATAGCTTGGCGATGCAAGACGATCCCAGCTTAACCCAGGATTTATTACGCTTGCTTCGAGAACAACACCGCAATCCTGATATTCTCAATAGTGTGCTTCAGGTTTTAGTTCTTAGCCATATTGATCCGATTCCTTCTTTGGTGGGATGTTTAAGCGATCCTGATCCAGAGTTACGCATTTACACTGCTTTAGCCTTGGGAGAACGTCATGATCCCAGAGCCATCCCTGCCTTAATTCCGCTACTGGATGATCCCGATATTAATGTTAGGTATCATACGATTGAATCCTTAGGGCATCTGCGGGCAACGGAAGCCGTCGATAAATTAGTCGAAATTGCTCAGTCTGGAGATTTCTTTTTAGCCTTCCCAGCCTTGGAAGCGTTGATGAAAATTGGAGATGCTACGATTAGTTCTCAGATTGTTTATTTGTTAAAAAATGAATTATTAGGGGATAAGGTAGCTGAAGTATTAGGGGAATTGGGAGATGCCGATGTGGTGACAGCGATCGCTTCCTGTCTCAATCAACCGGATACAAGCCTATTCCCTTGTCCGGTGAGCAGTTTGGCCATCGCCTTAGCTAAAATTTATCACCGCTATCATCAAGAATTCGGGGAAGGGGAGTTTGTCGCGGATCTCACCCGTCGTGCGGTTACTGACGCCGGAATTCAAAACTTGCTCAACACGATTAAAACGGCAAATCCCGAAGAACTAGGTGCGATTGTATTAATTCTGGGATGGTTAGAAGGGGAAAGCGTTGCTGCGGCATTAACGGAACTCTTAAGTAATCCCCAACTGCGAGAAACAATTATTGAAGCTTTAGTTCGATTTGGGAGTTCGATTGCCCCGTTATTAATTGCTCAATTAGATGCCCCAGATTTAGACACTCGTAAAGCCACAATTACGGCACTGGGTCGGATTGGCAGTAATCAAGCTGTTCCGGCTTTAACTGATTTACTCAGTGCAGATGCAGAATTAGTAATGGTGACAACGGCGGCTTTAGCCCAAATTGGCGATCAACGGGCCTTTGAAGCTCTGTTAGAATTATTAGGACATCCCGATTCAGCCGTGCGTTTAGGGGCCATTGCCGCCCTGAATTCCCTCGGTCATCCCAACTTACCCGAACGGATTCTGCATTTACTCACTGCTCCTAATCCGGTGATTCGAGAGTCCGCCGTCAAAATTGCGGGTTATTTTGCCTTTGCGGAGTGCATCGAAGCCTTATTCAACTGTACCCATGATCCCGAAGAAAAAGTGCGACGGGCGGCGATTGAACATTTACCTTATCTTGAGGATCAACGAGTTGTGCCCCGTTTAGTTCAAGCTTTAAGGGAGGAAGTTCCCCCTGTCCGGGCCGCAGTTGCCCACGCTTTAGGAGATTTAGAGGCAGGTGTGGCTTTACCCCACTTATTGACAGCTTTACAGGATAATGATTCTTGGGTACGGTATCAAGCGGCGCGTTCTATTGGTCGGCTGGATTTGCCAGCCTTGCTGATGTCTGAGGGAAAAATCCTCCTACAGGTATTTGAGGTTTTAGAAAATCTTGTCGCCCAGGACGTTGCTTATCCCGTAAGGGCGGCAGCAACTTCAGCTTTAGGCCACATTGGAGGAGATCAAGCTATTCCCCTGTTAACTTCCTTGGTTGGACTTGATATTGGGGACGGGGATATTGCTCGGGCTGCGGTGATGGCCTTGGGGCGGATTGAAAGTACAGAGGCCGTTGCACCCTTATTAATCGCGTTGAATTCCACGAACCCAGAACGCCGTTTAGATGCCCTTCATGCTTTTCGAGAACGTGGGGGAGAAGAAGCCGGGGTGGCTTTACAATGGATGGCAGCGGCTGATCCAGAGGAAAAAGTGGTTCACGCGGCGATTGAGTCTCTGTCTCGCATGGGAACTCCAGAAGCGATCGCAGCCTTATTAGAGTTGTCGGTTGATTCCACCACACGCGAAGCTTGTATTGTGGCGTTAGCTTCTCGCACTTTCGATCATTCTACTCTGAAAGAGAACTATATTGAAGGGATTAGTCAAGGATTGAACCATCTCCACCCGGCTGTCCGTTGTGCTGTCGTTGAAGTGTTAAAACGTCTAAAACATCCTTTTGCTTCAGAAATTTTAATTAGTGCCTTGAATGACCAGGATCAAAACGTCCGTTTATCGGCAGTTAACGCTTTGGTCTACCTGGGAAATCGCGGCTGTACTGAAAAATTGGGGATATTAGCTCGCAATGATCCTTCTGCTGCTGTTCGTCGGGCGGCTCAAAAAGGATTGCATCAATAG
- a CDS encoding CheR family methyltransferase, producing the protein MRFSPEPLKLSDNTFIILRDLIHERTGLFYEISKQTMLADKLSSRVRELMFDSFLDYYYLLKYDIKADEEWQQLINILTVQETYFWREYDQIKVLVEVLLPQYLERFYSLSYPCQPIRIWSAACSTGEEPLTIAIALSEAGLFERVPIEIHASDASSRAIDKAKLGIYRPYSFRNFSEPLKDKYFSAEPDGWRVSPQIHNRIHWSVKNLLIESDIQYLAQAHFIFCRNVFIYFSEKSISKTVNFFYQQMFNPAYLFLSSSESLLKLKTKFQLEEIQGAFTYVKQQPKPPFF; encoded by the coding sequence ATGCGATTTTCCCCAGAACCTCTAAAGTTAAGCGATAATACCTTTATTATTTTGCGAGATCTAATCCATGAACGAACAGGATTATTTTATGAAATTTCTAAGCAAACGATGTTAGCTGATAAGCTATCGAGTCGAGTTAGAGAACTGATGTTTGATTCGTTTTTAGACTATTATTATCTGCTTAAATATGATATAAAAGCGGATGAAGAATGGCAACAGCTTATTAATATATTAACTGTGCAAGAAACCTATTTTTGGCGCGAGTATGACCAAATTAAGGTTTTAGTTGAGGTGTTATTACCTCAGTATTTAGAGCGGTTTTATAGTCTGTCTTATCCTTGTCAACCGATTCGGATTTGGAGTGCAGCTTGTTCTACCGGAGAAGAACCTTTAACGATTGCGATCGCTTTATCTGAGGCTGGTTTGTTTGAACGAGTTCCGATTGAAATTCATGCTAGTGATGCCTCTTCTAGGGCAATTGATAAAGCTAAATTAGGAATCTATCGACCGTATTCGTTTCGCAATTTTTCTGAACCCTTAAAAGATAAATATTTTTCTGCTGAACCCGATGGATGGCGGGTGTCCCCCCAAATTCATAATCGCATTCATTGGTCAGTCAAGAATTTATTAATAGAGTCCGATATTCAATATTTAGCTCAAGCTCATTTTATTTTTTGTCGCAATGTCTTTATTTACTTTTCAGAAAAGTCTATTTCCAAAACTGTTAATTTTTTTTATCAACAAATGTTTAACCCAGCTTATTTATTTTTGAGTTCTTCCGAGTCTTTACTCAAACTCAAAACCAAATTTCAGTTAGAGGAAATTCAGGGAGCATTTACCTATGTTAAACAGCAACCCAAACCCCCATTTTTTTAG